One region of Pygocentrus nattereri isolate fPygNat1 chromosome 14, fPygNat1.pri, whole genome shotgun sequence genomic DNA includes:
- the LOC119265094 gene encoding ciliogenesis-associated TTC17-interacting protein-like gives MAVKTDHRLRARNRYEVAGGNNEMDDEDYENAETVFHQKEDSDDSDEDYVNVDVDVKTKAVASYGGAKTTCEITNRGNGTDDDDDDDDYDDYENTEVTVQKMDQRSDQREDSDVSDEDYINIDEEAEKLAVDNDYEDEQIHANTD, from the exons ATGGCTGTGAAGACGGATCATAGACTTC GTGCCAGAAACAGATATGAGGTTGCTGGAGGAAACAATGAGATGGATGATGAAGATTATGAAAATGCAGAAACTGTTTTTCATCAAAAAGAAGATTCAGATGATTCTGATGAGGACTATGTTAACGTAGATGTTGATGTCAAAACTAAGGCAGTGGCCAGTTATGGAG GTGCCAAAACCACATGTGAGATCACCAATAGAGGGAACGGGAcagacgatgatgatgatgacgatgactACGATGATTATGAAAATACAGAAGTCACTGTCCAGAAAATGGATCAGAGATCAGACCAGAGAGAGGATTCAGACGTGTCTGACGAGGACTACATCAACATAGATGAAGAAGCAGAGAAACTGGCCGTGGACAATGACTATGAGGATGAACAAATTCATGCAAACACGGATTAG